In a genomic window of Leisingera caerulea DSM 24564:
- the kynU gene encoding kynureninase: MTDFAATKAMFDLPEGVIYLDGNSLGPLPRAAKDRVGAMMQDEWGQMLITGWNKAGWMDKPKALGDRIGRLIGAEPGHLVMGDTLSIKVYQAVASALELNPGRKVVLSDNGNFPTDLYMASGLLKSLGPDYELRVVDPEDVEDAITDEIAVLMITEVDYRTGRKHDMKALTAKAHANGVLTVWDLAHSAGAIPVDLAGCKADFAVGCTYKYLNGGPGAPAFIYVSPRHAGAARPALSGWLGHEAPFAFDLDYRPGQGIDRMRVGTPPILQLTALEAAMDIWDKADMASVRAKSIGLCDLFIAEVERTCPQLELASPRDPAFRGSQVSFKFDEGYAAMQALIARGVIGDFRAPDIMRFGFTPLYIDEGDVRAAAEIIADVMTNALWDRPEYMVRHAVT; this comes from the coding sequence ATGACCGATTTTGCTGCAACCAAGGCGATGTTCGACTTGCCCGAGGGCGTGATCTATCTGGACGGCAACTCGCTGGGCCCCCTGCCCCGCGCCGCCAAGGATCGGGTCGGCGCGATGATGCAGGATGAATGGGGGCAGATGCTGATCACCGGCTGGAACAAGGCCGGCTGGATGGACAAGCCCAAGGCGCTAGGAGACCGGATCGGGCGGCTGATCGGGGCGGAGCCGGGCCATTTGGTGATGGGCGACACGCTGTCGATCAAGGTCTATCAGGCCGTTGCTTCGGCGCTGGAGCTGAACCCGGGCCGTAAGGTCGTGCTGTCGGACAACGGCAACTTCCCCACCGACCTCTACATGGCCAGCGGACTGCTGAAATCGCTGGGGCCGGACTATGAGCTGCGGGTGGTGGATCCGGAGGATGTTGAGGACGCCATCACCGATGAGATCGCAGTGCTGATGATCACCGAGGTGGACTACCGCACCGGCCGCAAGCACGACATGAAGGCCCTGACCGCGAAGGCCCATGCCAATGGCGTGCTGACGGTCTGGGATCTGGCGCACTCCGCCGGCGCCATTCCGGTCGATCTGGCCGGGTGCAAGGCCGATTTCGCAGTGGGCTGCACCTACAAGTACCTGAATGGCGGCCCCGGCGCGCCCGCTTTCATCTATGTCTCGCCGCGCCACGCAGGGGCCGCCCGGCCCGCCCTGTCGGGCTGGCTGGGGCATGAGGCGCCATTTGCCTTTGACCTCGACTACCGCCCGGGCCAGGGCATCGACCGGATGCGCGTCGGCACCCCGCCGATCCTTCAGCTGACCGCGCTGGAGGCGGCGATGGATATCTGGGACAAGGCGGATATGGCCAGCGTGCGCGCCAAGTCCATCGGCCTGTGCGATCTGTTCATCGCAGAGGTAGAGAGGACCTGCCCGCAGCTGGAGCTGGCCTCGCCGCGCGATCCGGCGTTCCGCGGCAGCCAGGTTTCGTTCAAGTTCGACGAGGGCTATGCCGCGATGCAGGCGCTGATCGCCCGCGGCGTGATCGGCGACTTCCGGGCCCCGGACATCATGCGGTTCGGTTTCACCCCGCTATACATCGACGAAGGCGACGTGCGCGCCGCGGCGGAGATCATCGCCGATGTGATGACCAACGCCCTGTGGGACCGGCCGGAATACATGGTCCGCCACGCGGTCACCTGA
- a CDS encoding NAD(P)(+) transhydrogenase (Re/Si-specific) subunit beta: MDYGFTTAAYVVAAVLFILSLGGLSNQESAKRAVWYGIAGMGLAVFATLIGPGSGLWLLSVLLIAGGGLIGTYVAKRVQMTEMPQLVAAMHSLVGLAAVFVGFIAHFEIGNVAAAVAAGSTEDLGTFAKLIAKKTPAEIAFLRVELFLGIFIGAITFTGSVIAFGKLAGKVTSAATKLPGGHMLNASAAGLSFLCLIWYFNSGGFLPLLLMTLAALFIGYHLIMGIGGADMPVVVSMLNSYSGWAAAAIGFSLGNDLLIVVGALVGSSGAILSYIMCKAMNRSFISVILGGFGGTTGPAMEIDGEQIAIDADGVAAALEEADSVVIIPGYGMAVAQAQQNVAELTRRLRAKGKDVRFAIHPVAGRLPGHMNVLLAEAKVPYDIVLEMDEINEDFPDTDVAIVIGSNDIVNPAAQEDPNSPIAGMPVLECWKAKQVFVSKRGQGTGYSGIENPLFFKENTRMFYGDAKQSLDTLLGMIQ; this comes from the coding sequence ATGGATTACGGTTTCACCACCGCCGCCTATGTCGTTGCGGCTGTTCTTTTCATCCTGTCGCTTGGCGGCCTCTCCAACCAGGAAAGCGCCAAGCGCGCGGTCTGGTACGGCATTGCCGGCATGGGGCTGGCGGTTTTTGCCACCCTGATCGGCCCCGGCTCCGGCCTGTGGCTCTTGTCGGTCCTGCTGATCGCGGGCGGCGGCCTCATCGGCACCTATGTCGCCAAGCGGGTGCAGATGACCGAGATGCCGCAGCTGGTCGCCGCGATGCACTCGCTGGTCGGCCTCGCCGCGGTGTTCGTCGGCTTCATCGCCCATTTCGAGATCGGCAATGTGGCGGCGGCCGTGGCTGCGGGCAGCACCGAGGACCTGGGCACCTTTGCCAAGCTGATCGCCAAGAAGACCCCGGCCGAGATCGCCTTCCTGCGCGTGGAACTCTTCCTCGGCATCTTCATCGGTGCGATCACCTTCACCGGCTCGGTCATCGCTTTCGGCAAGCTGGCGGGCAAGGTGACCTCGGCCGCGACCAAGCTGCCGGGCGGCCACATGCTGAACGCCAGCGCCGCGGGGCTCTCCTTTCTCTGCCTGATCTGGTACTTCAACTCGGGCGGCTTCCTGCCGCTCCTGCTGATGACGCTGGCGGCGCTGTTCATCGGCTACCACCTGATCATGGGCATCGGCGGCGCCGACATGCCGGTGGTGGTCTCGATGCTGAACAGCTACTCCGGCTGGGCCGCGGCGGCGATCGGCTTCTCGCTTGGCAATGACCTCTTGATCGTGGTCGGCGCGCTGGTCGGCTCCTCCGGTGCGATCCTCAGCTACATCATGTGCAAGGCGATGAACCGCTCCTTCATCAGCGTGATCCTGGGCGGCTTCGGCGGCACCACGGGGCCTGCGATGGAGATCGACGGCGAGCAGATCGCCATCGACGCCGACGGCGTGGCGGCGGCGCTGGAGGAGGCCGATTCTGTGGTGATCATCCCCGGCTACGGCATGGCGGTGGCGCAGGCGCAGCAGAACGTCGCCGAACTGACCCGGCGTTTGCGGGCAAAAGGGAAAGATGTGCGGTTTGCCATCCACCCGGTTGCAGGCCGCCTGCCGGGCCACATGAACGTCCTCTTGGCCGAGGCCAAGGTGCCTTACGACATCGTGCTGGAGATGGACGAGATCAACGAGGATTTCCCGGACACCGACGTGGCCATCGTCATCGGCTCCAACGACATCGTGAACCCGGCCGCGCAGGAGGACCCCAACTCCCCCATCGCCGGCATGCCGGTGCTGGAATGCTGGAAGGCGAAACAGGTCTTCGTCTCCAAACGCGGCCAGGGCACGGGCTATTCGGGCATCGAGAACCCCCTGTTCTTCAAGGAAAACACCCGCATGTTCTACGGCGATGCAAAGCAAAGCCTCGACACGCTGCTGGGCATGATCCAGTAA
- a CDS encoding SDR family NAD(P)-dependent oxidoreductase codes for MTVLQGKHVLVTGGGTGIGLAIAQALAAEGAQVTITGRRQEVLEQVATGSLHPMAMDVRSEADVAAKVEAAVAARGPVQICVANAGVAEGAALHKTSMEFWRNMMATNLDGAFLTIRECFKSMRETDWGRVITVSSIAGLRGLKGAACYSATKHGMIGLTRALSEDYLGTPFTFNALCPGYVDTPIVERNVTAISQRSGMSAVEAMDVMVNANRHKRLIEPSEVAAAALWLCGSGSGSVNGQCIEIAGGQT; via the coding sequence ATGACGGTATTGCAAGGCAAACACGTGCTGGTCACCGGCGGCGGCACCGGGATCGGGCTGGCGATTGCTCAGGCTCTGGCCGCGGAAGGCGCGCAGGTCACCATCACCGGGCGCAGGCAGGAGGTTTTGGAGCAGGTTGCCACGGGCAGCCTGCATCCGATGGCGATGGATGTGCGCAGCGAGGCGGACGTGGCGGCCAAGGTGGAGGCTGCGGTGGCGGCGCGCGGCCCGGTCCAGATCTGCGTTGCCAATGCAGGAGTTGCCGAAGGCGCGGCGCTGCACAAGACCTCGATGGAATTCTGGCGCAACATGATGGCGACAAACCTCGACGGTGCCTTTCTGACGATCCGGGAATGTTTCAAGTCGATGCGGGAGACCGATTGGGGGCGGGTGATCACCGTGTCCTCCATCGCCGGGTTGCGGGGGCTGAAGGGTGCGGCCTGCTACTCTGCCACCAAGCACGGGATGATCGGCCTGACCCGGGCGCTGAGCGAGGACTACCTGGGCACGCCGTTTACATTCAACGCGCTTTGCCCGGGGTATGTCGACACCCCGATTGTCGAGCGCAATGTCACAGCGATCTCCCAACGTTCAGGCATGAGCGCGGTAGAGGCGATGGACGTGATGGTGAACGCTAACCGTCACAAGCGGCTGATCGAACCCAGCGAGGTCGCCGCCGCGGCGCTGTGGCTGTGCGGGTCGGGATCCGGGTCGGTGAACGGCCAATGCATCGAGATCGCGGGCGGGCAGACCTGA
- a CDS encoding ABC transporter permease yields the protein MTDKERFVPDEGMAPASTAVPGAGALEELHNPPRSQWLDVWDQFKSHRGALMGGALFLFIILAVYAGPLVWDIDATKIDIRARNQGPTWAHPFGTDQLGRDMLARMMAGGATSVSVGLTAMLLALFLGSFIGVVAGFFKRLDGPLMRLTDLFLALPLLPLLLVMMLLFREPLNAAFGPEQGIFILIVASIGVTSWMPTARIVRGDVLALKEREFVMAARSIGTTNTGLITRHILPNVLSPIMVSATLGIATAIITESSLSFLGLGFPPDFPTWGRLLFDATDYLQQYPERVFWPGMAISLTVLSVNYLGDGLRDALDPRIRGR from the coding sequence ATGACTGACAAGGAACGCTTTGTGCCCGACGAAGGCATGGCGCCGGCCTCGACCGCGGTGCCCGGCGCCGGCGCGCTGGAGGAGCTGCACAACCCGCCGCGCAGCCAGTGGCTGGACGTCTGGGACCAGTTCAAATCCCACCGCGGCGCGCTGATGGGCGGGGCCCTGTTCCTGTTCATCATCCTGGCGGTCTATGCCGGGCCGCTGGTTTGGGACATCGACGCCACCAAGATCGACATCCGCGCCCGCAACCAGGGCCCCACCTGGGCGCATCCCTTCGGCACCGACCAGCTGGGCCGCGACATGCTGGCCCGGATGATGGCGGGCGGCGCGACCTCGGTATCCGTGGGTCTGACGGCGATGCTGCTGGCGTTGTTCTTGGGCTCCTTCATCGGGGTGGTTGCCGGCTTCTTCAAGCGCCTGGACGGCCCGCTGATGCGGTTGACCGACCTGTTCCTGGCGCTGCCGCTGCTGCCGCTTCTGCTGGTAATGATGCTGCTGTTCCGCGAGCCGCTGAACGCGGCCTTCGGGCCGGAACAGGGGATCTTCATCCTGATTGTGGCTTCGATCGGGGTGACCAGCTGGATGCCCACCGCACGCATCGTGCGCGGCGATGTGCTGGCGTTGAAAGAGCGCGAGTTCGTGATGGCGGCACGCTCCATCGGCACCACCAACACCGGGCTGATCACCCGGCACATCCTGCCCAACGTGCTGTCGCCGATCATGGTTTCGGCCACGCTGGGGATTGCCACCGCGATCATCACCGAGTCATCGCTGTCCTTCCTCGGCCTCGGCTTCCCGCCGGATTTCCCGACCTGGGGGCGGCTTCTGTTCGATGCCACCGACTATCTGCAGCAGTACCCGGAGCGGGTGTTCTGGCCCGGCATGGCTATTTCGCTGACGGTGCTGAGCGTGAACTACCTGGGCGACGGGCTGCGCGATGCGCTGGATCCGCGGATCCGGGGCCGCTGA
- a CDS encoding DUF3422 family protein — translation MPPIQDHPLRYSLTNELHARPFPAMTCPSTVVYLAVKQPKEAEHRDRMQDLKHLTDLLDRHGAPHPKPGATHHAAQIGRHMIKWEQHTEFVSYTVYRDGVSARAFDPADFDVFPADWLAEAPGQRITSALIRVVPRTEAAEMKETLHDWFVPESLAVSQVLDDSAVVAGDFRIDPAGHMRFAVLPNAETGSQRIGRIVQRLCEIETYRAMAMLGFSRARGLTPSISALDTHLSEMMAEMTGGSAPAEQTLSQLLTVSAELEAMAARSAFRFSATGAYDALVNQRVSLLREDRHEGFQTLAEFMLRRFEPAMRTVKSTEKRLETLANRARRAGELLRTRVDVERSAQNQALLASMDRRADMALRLQHTVEGLSVVAISYYAVSLAAYALYPLTSALDISKGSLTALITLPVVGLVWLGVRRIRKKLH, via the coding sequence ATGCCCCCGATCCAGGATCACCCCCTGCGTTACTCGCTCACCAATGAGCTGCACGCCCGCCCGTTTCCCGCCATGACCTGCCCCAGCACGGTGGTCTATCTGGCGGTCAAACAGCCGAAAGAGGCGGAACACCGCGACCGGATGCAGGATCTGAAGCATCTGACCGATCTTCTGGACCGCCACGGCGCGCCGCACCCCAAGCCGGGGGCGACGCATCACGCGGCCCAGATCGGCAGGCATATGATCAAGTGGGAGCAGCATACCGAATTCGTCAGCTACACCGTCTACCGGGACGGCGTCAGCGCGCGGGCCTTTGACCCGGCGGATTTTGATGTCTTTCCCGCGGACTGGCTGGCAGAGGCGCCCGGCCAGCGGATCACCTCGGCGCTGATCCGGGTGGTGCCGCGCACCGAAGCGGCGGAGATGAAGGAAACCCTGCATGACTGGTTTGTGCCGGAGAGTCTTGCGGTGTCGCAGGTCCTTGATGACAGCGCCGTAGTGGCCGGGGATTTCCGCATCGACCCGGCTGGTCACATGCGTTTTGCAGTGCTGCCAAATGCTGAGACCGGCAGCCAGCGCATCGGCCGGATCGTGCAGCGCCTGTGCGAGATCGAGACCTACCGGGCGATGGCGATGCTGGGGTTTTCGCGCGCCCGGGGCCTGACACCGTCCATCAGCGCGCTGGACACTCATCTGAGCGAGATGATGGCGGAGATGACCGGCGGATCCGCGCCTGCCGAGCAGACCCTGTCACAGCTGCTGACCGTCTCGGCGGAGCTAGAGGCGATGGCGGCACGCTCTGCTTTCCGCTTCAGCGCAACGGGAGCTTATGACGCGTTGGTCAATCAGCGGGTCAGCCTGCTGCGCGAAGACCGGCACGAGGGCTTCCAGACGCTTGCGGAATTCATGCTGCGCCGGTTTGAGCCGGCCATGCGGACGGTGAAATCCACCGAGAAGCGGCTGGAGACCCTGGCCAACCGGGCGCGCAGGGCAGGGGAACTGCTCCGCACCCGGGTCGATGTGGAGCGGTCGGCGCAGAACCAGGCGCTGCTCGCCAGCATGGACCGACGCGCCGACATGGCGCTCAGGCTGCAGCACACGGTGGAGGGGCTGTCAGTGGTGGCGATCAGCTATTACGCGGTGTCGCTGGCCGCTTACGCGCTCTACCCGCTGACCTCGGCGCTGGATATCAGCAAGGGCAGCCTGACGGCGCTGATCACTCTGCCGGTTGTCGGGCTGGTGTGGCTGGGCGTGCGGCGGATCCGGAAGAAGCTGCACTGA
- a CDS encoding YeeE/YedE family protein, which yields MFETLGFEETTAREVSVLFALGIGALFGALAQLTRFCFRRALVGEDRRQAAGVWAMTLAVAVAGTQAAVAQGWISFADHRLMVQDLPLAAIALGGLMFGSGMILTRGCASRLLVLAGSGNLRALLVIAVFAIVAHATLKGVLAPVRTTLGAITLPVGEQISLAALPGGALLWSGLIVVAALVTALRSGNRALTLAGAAALGLLVTMAWTGTGYVLFDEFDPIAMESLSFTAPAADTLFFAIASSSIPAGFGSGLIGGVLLGALAVSLLSGGFQWQSFESPRQTGRYLTGAMLMGVGGVLAGGCTVGAGLAGIPTLSIAALLALAFIALGGLGMNAALSAASSGSAARPATPARQPAE from the coding sequence ATGTTCGAAACACTCGGTTTTGAGGAGACCACCGCACGGGAGGTTTCCGTCCTGTTTGCGCTTGGCATTGGCGCCCTTTTCGGCGCGCTGGCGCAGTTGACCCGTTTCTGCTTCCGCCGTGCATTGGTGGGAGAAGACCGCCGCCAGGCCGCCGGTGTCTGGGCAATGACCCTGGCCGTGGCCGTTGCCGGCACTCAGGCGGCCGTGGCGCAGGGCTGGATCAGCTTTGCCGATCACCGGCTGATGGTGCAGGATTTGCCGCTGGCGGCCATTGCACTTGGCGGGCTGATGTTCGGCAGCGGCATGATCCTGACCCGCGGCTGCGCCTCGCGGCTGCTGGTGCTGGCGGGCAGCGGCAACCTGCGGGCGCTGCTGGTGATTGCGGTGTTTGCCATTGTGGCCCACGCCACGCTGAAGGGCGTGCTGGCCCCGGTCCGCACCACGCTTGGTGCGATCACCCTTCCCGTGGGCGAACAGATCTCCCTTGCGGCCCTGCCCGGCGGCGCACTGCTGTGGAGCGGCCTGATCGTTGTGGCAGCCCTGGTTACCGCGCTGCGCTCCGGCAACCGGGCACTGACGCTTGCTGGCGCGGCAGCGCTTGGCCTGCTCGTGACTATGGCCTGGACAGGCACCGGTTACGTGCTGTTTGACGAATTCGACCCGATCGCGATGGAAAGCCTTTCGTTCACCGCGCCCGCCGCCGACACGCTGTTCTTCGCGATCGCCTCCAGCTCCATTCCTGCGGGATTCGGCTCAGGGCTGATTGGCGGCGTTCTGCTGGGGGCGCTGGCGGTCTCATTGCTGAGCGGCGGTTTCCAGTGGCAAAGCTTCGAAAGCCCGCGCCAGACCGGACGTTACTTGACGGGCGCCATGCTGATGGGCGTCGGCGGCGTGCTGGCGGGCGGCTGCACCGTGGGCGCCGGGCTGGCGGGTATCCCGACGCTCAGCATCGCGGCCCTGCTGGCACTGGCGTTCATCGCGCTTGGCGGTCTTGGCATGAACGCCGCGCTCAGTGCAGCTTCTTCCGGATCCGCCGCACGCCCAGCCACACCAGCCCGACAACCGGCAGAGTGA
- a CDS encoding MmcQ/YjbR family DNA-binding protein, producing the protein MDREAFNSFCATFPAAEHVVQWGNSDVWKAGGKLFAVCGWADGRDAFTFKAGDIAFEVLQERPGVRPAPYLASRGMKWLQQFDDNGLTDAELKEQITLSYQMVTAGLSKRKRAELGIPDPQPGPDGR; encoded by the coding sequence ATGGACCGGGAGGCGTTCAATAGCTTCTGCGCCACCTTTCCGGCGGCGGAGCACGTGGTGCAATGGGGCAACTCGGACGTCTGGAAGGCGGGCGGCAAGCTGTTTGCCGTTTGCGGCTGGGCTGACGGCCGGGATGCCTTCACCTTCAAGGCCGGCGACATCGCCTTTGAGGTTTTGCAGGAACGCCCTGGCGTTCGCCCGGCACCCTATCTGGCGTCGCGCGGGATGAAGTGGCTGCAGCAATTTGACGACAATGGCCTCACGGACGCGGAGCTGAAAGAACAGATCACCCTGTCCTATCAGATGGTCACTGCGGGCCTCTCCAAGCGCAAGCGTGCAGAGCTGGGTATCCCGGACCCGCAGCCGGGGCCGGACGGGCGCTAG
- a CDS encoding MBL fold metallo-hydrolase, with product MKAIAAACAALCIAATVHASEDIADQYPQSELYSKPVEVIPHVFSAIGATAPPTYENAGHNNNLSFIVTSEGVVVVNSGASDALAKALHDEIKQVTDQPVVLVINENGQGHAMLGNGYWRDQGVDVLAQAEAIAETQENSDLILQRMRGYNKDRAGETRVEHANLSFEDRYDLTLGGVEMQVLHLGPAHDPGDIQVWIPEWDLLIAGDIAFHERMLPVFPHTCTKCWIETWQEKLEPLDPAYVIPGHGHPTNLPQVRRYTLDYLTDLRAKVGAHIETGGDLASAYYVDQERWKNLDTFEELATKNAGRVFEEMEWE from the coding sequence ATGAAAGCTATTGCCGCCGCCTGCGCCGCCTTGTGCATCGCTGCAACCGTCCACGCCAGCGAAGACATTGCCGATCAGTACCCACAGTCCGAGCTGTACTCCAAACCGGTGGAGGTGATCCCGCATGTGTTCTCCGCCATCGGCGCCACCGCGCCGCCGACCTACGAAAACGCAGGCCACAACAACAACCTCTCCTTCATCGTGACCTCCGAAGGCGTGGTGGTGGTGAACTCCGGCGCTTCCGATGCACTGGCCAAGGCGCTGCACGATGAAATCAAGCAGGTGACGGACCAGCCGGTGGTGCTGGTGATCAACGAAAACGGTCAGGGCCACGCGATGCTGGGCAACGGCTACTGGCGGGACCAGGGCGTGGACGTGCTGGCCCAAGCAGAGGCGATTGCCGAGACGCAGGAAAACAGCGACCTGATCCTGCAGCGGATGCGCGGCTACAACAAGGACCGGGCGGGAGAGACCCGCGTCGAGCACGCCAACCTGTCGTTCGAAGACCGCTATGACCTCACCCTGGGCGGAGTGGAGATGCAGGTTCTGCACCTCGGACCGGCGCATGACCCGGGCGACATCCAGGTCTGGATTCCGGAGTGGGACCTGCTGATTGCCGGCGACATCGCCTTTCATGAGCGTATGCTGCCGGTTTTCCCGCATACCTGCACCAAATGCTGGATCGAAACCTGGCAGGAAAAGCTGGAACCGCTTGACCCCGCCTATGTGATCCCGGGCCACGGCCACCCGACCAATTTGCCGCAGGTGCGCCGCTATACGCTCGACTACCTGACCGATCTGCGGGCCAAGGTCGGCGCCCATATCGAGACGGGCGGAGACCTCGCCAGCGCCTACTATGTTGATCAGGAGCGCTGGAAGAACCTGGACACATTCGAGGAGCTTGCCACCAAGAACGCGGGCCGGGTTTTTGAGGAAATGGAGTGGGAGTGA
- a CDS encoding methyltransferase family protein yields the protein MRWLDVPPVWLAGCVLAAWLQARHFALGLSFGGAWAEFLGGTLLGGGLLLALLAITEMRRQKTTVLPHQTPSRLVQSGIFSRSRNPIYLGDVLILAGLILWFDAVLSLPLIPVFLWVLEKRFVIPEEDRMRRTFRADWARYERKVRRWI from the coding sequence ATGCGGTGGCTGGATGTGCCGCCCGTCTGGCTCGCGGGCTGTGTCCTGGCCGCGTGGCTGCAAGCGCGGCATTTTGCGCTCGGGCTCTCCTTCGGCGGCGCCTGGGCGGAGTTTCTGGGCGGCACCCTCCTGGGCGGCGGCCTGCTGCTGGCGCTGCTCGCCATCACCGAGATGCGGCGGCAGAAGACCACGGTCCTGCCGCACCAGACACCCAGCCGCCTGGTGCAATCGGGCATCTTCAGCCGCAGCCGCAACCCGATCTACCTGGGCGATGTGCTGATCCTGGCGGGCCTTATTCTGTGGTTTGACGCGGTGCTGTCGCTGCCGCTGATCCCGGTGTTCCTTTGGGTACTGGAGAAACGCTTTGTCATTCCGGAGGAGGACAGGATGCGCCGGACCTTCCGCGCGGACTGGGCCCGGTACGAGCGGAAGGTGCGCCGCTGGATCTGA
- a CDS encoding Re/Si-specific NAD(P)(+) transhydrogenase subunit alpha, with product MKIGTPKETYAGENRVAMTPDSARQLQKLGYDCAIEAGAGAAAGFSDAAYEAAGVEIIKTPAALWKAADIVAKVRQPDATELKRLTKGKTLISFFNPAGNEEGMALAKAKGANVIAMEMVPRISRAQKMDALSSMANIAGYRAVIEAGNNFGRFFTGQITAAGKVPPAKVLVVGAGVAGLAAIGTSTSLGAVTYAFDVRPEVAEQVESMGAEFVYLDFEEEQQDGSASGGYASVSSPEFREAQLAKFRELAPEMDIVITTALIPNREAPELWTEDMVAAMKPGSVIVDLAAEKGGNCKLTVADEKIVTDNGVTIIGYTDFPSRMAAQSSTLYATNIRHMMADLTPDKDGQVNHDMEDDVIRGATVAFEGEITFPPPPPKVQAIAAKPKETVPELTPEEKRAQEVAAFKAQTKSQVTLLAGGGALLLLVGLFAPVSFMQHFIVFALACFVGFQVIWGVAHSLHTPLMAVTNAISSIIILGALMQIGSGSFLVILLAALSVFMAGINIFGGFLVTRRMLAMFQKS from the coding sequence GTGAAAATAGGGACACCAAAAGAAACATATGCGGGCGAAAACCGCGTTGCGATGACGCCGGACTCTGCGCGTCAGCTGCAGAAGCTGGGGTATGATTGCGCGATCGAGGCCGGGGCCGGGGCGGCGGCGGGGTTTTCCGATGCCGCTTATGAAGCCGCCGGGGTCGAGATCATCAAGACACCGGCCGCGCTGTGGAAAGCCGCCGATATTGTCGCCAAGGTGCGCCAGCCGGACGCTACCGAGCTGAAGCGGCTGACCAAGGGCAAGACGCTGATTTCCTTCTTCAACCCGGCTGGGAACGAAGAAGGCATGGCGCTGGCCAAAGCCAAGGGCGCCAATGTGATCGCCATGGAAATGGTGCCGCGGATCAGCCGCGCGCAGAAGATGGATGCGCTCAGCTCAATGGCCAATATCGCGGGCTACCGCGCGGTCATCGAGGCGGGCAACAACTTCGGCCGCTTCTTCACCGGCCAGATCACCGCGGCAGGCAAGGTGCCGCCCGCCAAGGTGCTTGTGGTCGGCGCAGGCGTCGCGGGGCTTGCCGCCATCGGCACCTCGACCTCGCTGGGCGCGGTCACCTATGCCTTCGACGTGCGCCCCGAAGTGGCCGAGCAGGTGGAATCGATGGGCGCCGAGTTCGTCTATCTCGATTTCGAGGAGGAACAGCAGGACGGCAGCGCCTCGGGCGGCTATGCCTCTGTTTCTTCGCCGGAATTCCGCGAAGCGCAGCTGGCGAAGTTCCGCGAGCTGGCGCCGGAGATGGACATCGTCATCACCACCGCGCTGATCCCCAACCGCGAGGCGCCGGAGCTGTGGACCGAGGATATGGTCGCGGCGATGAAGCCGGGCTCGGTCATCGTCGACCTGGCGGCGGAGAAGGGCGGCAACTGCAAGCTGACCGTGGCGGATGAGAAGATCGTGACCGACAATGGCGTCACCATCATCGGCTACACTGATTTCCCCAGCCGGATGGCGGCGCAGTCCTCGACGCTTTATGCCACCAACATCCGCCACATGATGGCTGACCTCACGCCGGACAAAGACGGCCAGGTCAACCACGACATGGAGGACGACGTGATCCGCGGCGCCACCGTGGCGTTTGAGGGCGAGATCACCTTCCCGCCGCCGCCGCCCAAGGTGCAGGCGATTGCCGCCAAGCCCAAGGAGACGGTGCCGGAGCTGACGCCGGAGGAAAAACGCGCCCAGGAGGTTGCGGCCTTCAAGGCGCAGACCAAGAGCCAGGTCACCCTGCTGGCGGGCGGCGGCGCGCTGCTCTTGCTGGTGGGCCTCTTTGCGCCGGTCAGCTTCATGCAGCATTTCATCGTCTTTGCGCTGGCCTGCTTCGTGGGCTTTCAGGTGATCTGGGGCGTGGCGCACAGCCTGCACACGCCGCTGATGGCGGTGACCAACGCGATCTCCTCAATCATCATCCTGGGCGCTTTGATGCAGATCGGCTCCGGCTCGTTCCTGGTGATCCTGCTGGCGGCGCTCAGCGTCTTCATGGCGGGTATCAACATCTTCGGCGGCTTCCTCGTCACCCGGCGCATGCTCGCCATGTTCCAGAAATCTTAA